The Brachionichthys hirsutus isolate HB-005 chromosome 1, CSIRO-AGI_Bhir_v1, whole genome shotgun sequence genome has a window encoding:
- the LOC137894242 gene encoding intestinal mucin-like protein yields the protein MGLINGTCYECSCSNNANPISGLLDFICSPIVCNATCQKGFEYETVSGQCCGKCVQKKCIFTASDNTVKDIEVGRTSRDVVGDAETRSCVDYMCKNLNGQFVVQEVRTVCPAFNPSNCEDGTERTDAGGCCKTCTPKSFCNLISEEVEVIKGDCKTKFNQTSCVGGCASYSKYSAREKRMDHKCECCRENQVVLERLALTCEDGSKIYQDHQVVKSCQCTGGRCIEWETGGTTR from the exons ATGGGTCTGATAAACGGAACGTGCTACGAGTGTTCATGCAGCAATAACGCAAATCCCATTTCTGGACTGCTCGACTTCATCTGCAGTCCTATTGTCTGCAACGCAACCTGCCAAAAG gGTTTTGAATATGAGACTGTCTCTGGCCAGTGCTGCGGGAAATGCGTTCagaagaaatgtattttcactGCATCTGACAACACGGTCAAAGACATCGAG GTTGGCAGAACTTCCCGGGACGTCGTCGGCGATGCAGAAACTCGCAGCTGCGTGGATTACATGTGTAAGAATCTCAACGGACAGTTTGTTGTCCAGGAAGTCAGAACCGTCTGTCCTGCTTTTAACCCCTCAAACTGCGAGGAT GGCACTGAAAGAACTGATGCTGGAGGCTGCTGCAAGACCT GCACGCCAAAGAGCTTCTGTAACCTCATTAGTGAAGAAGTTGAAGTCATCAAGGGCGACTGCAAGACAAAGTTCAACCAGACAAGCTGTGTGGGAGGGTGTGCCAgttattccaa GTATTCTGCAAGAGAGAAACGGATGGATCACAAGTGCGAGTGCTGCAGGGAGAACCAAGTCGTTCTGGAGAGGCTGGCGCTGACCTGCGAAGATGGCTCCAAGATCTATCAAGACCACCAGGTGGTGAAGTCGTGCCAGTGCACGGGAGGACGGTGCATCGAGTGGGAGACCGGAGGCACCACCCGATGA